The following proteins are encoded in a genomic region of Notolabrus celidotus isolate fNotCel1 chromosome 19, fNotCel1.pri, whole genome shotgun sequence:
- the brcc3 gene encoding lys-63-specific deubiquitinase BRCC36 — MAVSAVHLESDAFLVCMNHALSTEKEEVMGLCIGEVEGTRIVHIHSVIILRRSDKRKDRVEISPEQLSAASTEAERLADITGRPMRVVGWYHSHPHITVWPSHVDVRTQAMYQMLDQCFVGLIFSCFIEDKNTKTGRVLYTCFQSVQAQKGSEYERVEIPIHVVPREAIGKVCLESAVELPRILCQEEQDTYRKIHSLAHLDPVTKIHNGSVFTKNLCSQMSAVSGPLLQWLEDRLEQNKQSVVELQREKERLLLELAAL; from the coding sequence ATGGCGGTGAGCGCGGTTCACCTGGAGTCGGATGCCTTCCTGGTGTGTATGAATCACGCTTTGAgcacagagaaagaggaggtgaTGGGTTTATGTATCGGAGAAGTGGAAGGAACCCGCATCGTCCACATCCACTCTGTCATCATCCTCCGCCGCTCCGACAAGAGGAAGGACCGGGTGGAGATTTCCCCCGAGCAGCTGTCCGCTGCCTCTACAGAGGCGGAGAGGCTGGCTGACATCACCGGCAGACCCATGAGGGTGGTGGGCTGGTACCACTCCCACCCGCACATCACCGTGTGGCCGTCCCACGTCGATGTGAGGACCCAGGCCATGTACCAGATGCTGGACCAGTGCTTCGTGGGCCTCATCTTCTCCTGCTTCATCGAGGACAAGAACACGAAGACGGGTCGCGTCCTGTACACCTGCTTCCAGTCCGTGCAGGCTCAGAAGGGCTCCGAGTACGAGCGCGTCGAGATCCCCATCCACGTCGTGCCTCGGGAAGCCATCGGGAAAGTGTGCCTGGAGTCCGCCGTGGAGCTGCCCCGCATCCTGTGCCAGGAGGAGCAGGACACTTACCGCAAGATCCACAGCCTGGCGCACCTGGACCCCGTGACCAAGATCCACAACGGCTCCGTGTTCACCAAGAACCTGTGCAGCCAGATGTCTGCGGTGAGCGGGCCGCTGCTGCAGTGGCTGGAGGACCGGCTGGAGCAGAACAAGCAGAGCGTGgtggagctgcagagggagaaggagaggctgctgctggagctggcTGCCCTGTGA
- the LOC117831146 gene encoding tripartite motif-containing protein 16-like, whose amino-acid sequence MAQQQNLMDQKKLCCSICLDLLRDPVTIPCGHSYCMHCVRSHWDEEDQKKVYSCPQCRKTVSPRPVLVKNTMLADLVEELKKTGPQAVSADHCYAEAGDVACDFCTGRKLKALKSCLQCLVSYCEEHLQPHYDSPAFGKHKLVDPSKKLQENICTRHGEVKKIFCRTDDQCICVLCSMDEHKYHNTVLALTERTERQGELGTNRPKIQQRIRGREKDVGVLQERLEAINRSADKAVKYSDKIFTQLLRLIKNRSSDVKQQIRAQQKTEVSLAKELKEKLDAEITELRRTDTVLEHLSHTEDHTQFLQNYPSLSCLSKSAASSSINICPLQYFEDVMVVVSDVRDKVQDTLSDAWIKISQAVRPADVLQPRAEPKTRAEFLQYSCETTLDPSTANTCLLVSEGDRKATVTSEKQAYPGHPDRFTDMFQVLSRDSLSGRHYWEVERGRFEVSVAVVYKDISRTGYESGFGNDDKSWALECFNNSYQFRHNSTSTLISGPQSSVIGVYLDYSAGTLCFYNVSGNMTLLHRVQTTFTQPLHQGLGVFATDSQGSAAELCKLRQK is encoded by the coding sequence ATGGCGCAGCAACAAAACCTGATGGACCAGAAAAAACTTTGCTGTTCGATTTGTTTGGATCTGCTGAGGGATCCCGTTACTATTCCCTGCGGGCACAGCTACTGTATGCACTGTGTGAGAAGCCACTGGGATGAGGAGGATCAGAAGAAAGTGTACAGCTGTCCTCAGTGTCGGAAGACCGTCTCTCCGAGGCCTGTCCTGGTGAAAAACACCATGCTGGCAGATTTGGTGGAGGAACTGAAGAAAACCGGACCTCAGGCTGTCTCAGCTGATCACTGTTATGCCGAAGCTGGAGATGTCGCCTGTGATTTCTGCACCGGGAGAAAACTTAAAGCTCTGAAGTCCTGTCTGCAGTGTCTGGTCTCTTACTGTGAGGAACACCTCCAGCCTCACTATGACTCTCCTGCCTTTGGGAAACACAAGCTGGTGGACCCGTCTAAGAAGCTCCAGGAGAACATCTGCACTCGTCACGGTGAAGTTAAAAAGATTTTCTGCCGTACTGATGATCAGTGTATCTGTGTCCTCTGCTCCATGGATGAGCATAAATACCACAACACAGTCTTAGCCCTGACAGAGCGGACTGAGAGGCAAGGGGAGCTCGGAACTAACCGACCCAAAATCCAGCAGAGAATCCGGGGCAGGGAGAAAGACGTCGGGGTGCTTCAGGAGAGATTGGAGGCGATTAATCGCTCAGCTGATAAAGCAGTGAAGTACAGCGACAAGATCTTCACTCAGCTGTTACGACTTATCAAGAATAGGAGCTCTGATGTGAAGCAGCAGATCAGAGCCCAGCAGAAAACTGAGGTCAGTTTAGCCAAAGAGCTGAAGGAGAAGCTGGACGCAGAGATCACAGAGCTCCGGCGGACTGACACTGTGCTGGAGCATctgtcacacacagaggaccacaCCCAGTTTCTGCAAAATTACCCTTCACTGTCATGTCTGAGTAAATCTGCAGCCTCATCTAGCATCAACATCTGCCCCCTGCAGTACTTTGAAGACGTGATGGTTGTCGTTTCAGACGTCAGAGACAAAGTGCAGGACACTCTGAGTGACGCATGGATCAAGATCTCACAAGCAGTGAGGCCAGCGGATGTTTTACAGCCACGAGCAGAGCCCAAGACCAGAGCCGAGTTTTTACAATACTCATGTGAAACCACTCTGGATCCAAGTACAGCAAACACATGTCTGCTGGTGTCTGAAGGGGACAGAAAAGCAACAGTGACCAGTGAGAAACAGGCATACCCCGGTCATCCAGACAGGTTCACGGACATGTTTCAGGTCCTGAGCAGAGATAGTCTGAGCGGGCGCCACTACTGGGAGGTGGAGAGAGGCAGGTTTGAGGTTTCAGTTGCAGTTGTGTACAAAGACATCAGCAGAACGGGATATGAAAGCGGATTTGGGAACGATGACAAGTCTTGGGCTTTAGAGTGTTTCAACAACAGCTATCAGTTCAGACATAACAGCACAAGCACTTTAATCTCAGGACCCCAGTCCTCTGTGATAGGAGTGTACCTGGATTACAGTGCAGGTACTCTGTGCTTCTACAACGTGTCTGGAAACATGACgctcctccacagagtccagaccacgTTCACTCAGCCCCTCCATCAGGGACTTGGTGTTTTTGCGACGGACAGTCAAGGATCTGCTGCTGAGCTCTGTAAGCTGAGGCAGAAATGA